The sequence TGGCACGTCCTGGTGAAAATGGCCCATTGTTCCGTATTTTTGTAGGTGGAGGATTAGGACGTATTCCCGTTGTCGGGCAGGAAATTTTTGATTCTGTTACTGAGGAGCAGTTACTGGCAACGCTCGAAGCTATTTTGCGCGTTTATAATGCTTATGGCCGCCGTGATAATCTCTATAAATCACGTATCAAAATTCTGGTCCAAACTATAGGCATTAAGGCTTATCGTGAAGCGGTTGAAGCTGAGCTTTCTCAAATGGATCTTAGCCGATATCGTCTCTCTCCCGAAAAGGTAGATGCAATTAAAGCACGTTTTGCTACACCAAAATTTGTGGATGTTGAAAAAGCGGGCGAGGTTCTAGAAGCACAGGAAAAACAAGATCCGGCTTTTGCTCAATGGGTTAAAACAAATACGCAAAAACACCGTCATGATAGCTATATTATCGCCGTGATTTCACTAAAATCACCAGGTGAAATTCCTGGCGATGTTACAACAGCACAAATGAATGGCCTGGCAGATTTGGCCGAAAGTCATTCATTTGGCGAGATACGAATTACTCACTTACAAAATGTTGTTTTAGGACACGTGCGTAAAGATGAATTATATATTTTGTGGAAGGGTCTGAAAGCGCTTGATCTGGCAACGCCAAATCGTGGTTTAATTGGTGATATGGTATGTTGTCCTGGCCTTGATTACTGCTCTTTGGCAAATGCCCGTTCTCTTCCTATTGCACGAAAAATTGGGGCCCGTTTTGGCGATGCAAATCTTCAGGCAGAAATTGGCGCCTTAAATATTAATATTTCTGGCTGTATTAATGCTTGTGGCCATCATCATGCAGGAAATATTGGTTTATTAGGAGTTGATAAGCGAGGAGAGGAGTTTTTCCAAATTCTCTTGGGGGAAAATTTGGAGAAGATGCCGCTATTGGCACAATATTAGGTCCTGCTTTGGCTGAAGACGAAACAGTTGATGCCATTGCTCGTATTATAGAATGTTATCTTACCCGGCGTTTAGAGGGAGAGGCATTTCTCGATACTGTTCAAAGAGTAGGTCGTGAGCCATTTAAGGAGGTCGCTTATGCAACTATTTAATCTTGGCTCTCGTAAAGCTCATATTTATGACAAGGTGGTCTCTGTTGCAGAGCTTGCCGAAAATCATGGCGCAGAGGCTGTACTTTTAAAGCCCGAAGAATCGGCAGAAATAATTAGGCCTTTCATAGGTCAGTTAAAGTTGATTTTGTTGCAGTTTCGGAGTTTTAAAGATGGAAGAGCTTTTACCCAGGCTCGAACTTTAAGGGAATATCTGGGCTATAAGGAAGAAATACGCGTAGAAGGTCACATTCTTCCTGATCAGGCAGAGTTTTTAAAACGCTGCGGGGTTGATAACGTTGTGCTTTCGTCTGATGCTGATCCTGCAATATGGCAAGAGCGTTTAAAGCGCTTTTCTTTTAGCTATCAATCTCTGTTAAAAGGCCACTAGTCTTTGCTCTGCTGATACGAAATATTTATGTTTTCACGTGAAACAAAATTTCACTCTGCAGACACAGTGTTAAGTGACAATAGAAATTTGAGAACCCTTTAGAACGAGGTAACTCATTATCTTACGTCCTCGCAAAATAGGAGGGTTTGATAATGAGTTACCTTTTCGCGTTACGGTAATTGTAAGGTTCCTGGAGGGGGAGAGTGAGGCTGCGCAATGGGCGTAGGAGCATTTACACTTGGCGCTGGTGTTGTTTGCCCATTTGAAATTGGATTTTGTAAATCTTGCAGTGCAGTTGGTGTTTGAACTGGTTGCAATGCAGTGTTGCTAGTTCCGTTTGCAGGAACAGAAGTGGTATTGTCTATAGTATCGAGATTTTGAGTAGCAATAGCACCGTTAAGAGGGGTGCCAGTTGCATCTGTCAGCCAGTAACCAAGATTTTTGCGAATTTGATATTCCAGCTCAACATTCATGTCATCCATCAAATGACGGTTTAATTCATAGAGATTATGACGTTTTGAATTCTTTTCTGATACATTATCTTGGTGAGTGACCTGGGCTGTAACGTCCCCATGACTTGAGCGCGTTGGATCATCAAGTGTTAGGTGAACAACTAATTTCCCGGCAAGAACGTTATCAGTGGGTTCGGTAATATCTGCTTTTACAATTGTAAAAACGCCACGGCCCGTGCTGCCTGTAGGATGAAGGCGTTGCTGGGCCATGAGGGTTAAGGACTCGTTGGGAGATGTAGGGCTTTTAGCGGCAAGGCTGTCATGCAGAGGTGCGGCCTGATCTATGATTTCCAGCTTGGAAACGCTAAGATTCATTTTAGGAAGGTAGCTATAATCAGGTGATGCAAAGGTTTCTGGTGGGTGGTTCGAAGTACACCCTGCAAGCAGAGAAAATCCGCCAACGCAACAAAGCAATCTCCAAAAAGAAGAATGGGAGGAAAGAACAGAACGCATAATCATGGGGCTGATCCTCTAAATCTTTTTAGATTCATTGATAGAGATAGTGCTGCTAAAAGGAGATGCCGATTCTTGCCAGTTTGGAAGGGGCGAAAATGGCAATTTGTTACCTTCGGGTATTGGTTCTTCAGAAGGTGGTAGTTCAGCATTTTCAAAAATATCCCAATCTTCTGAAATATGCCCGAATTTGATGTTGTCTAGATCTGTAGCAATTTCAGATTCAGACTGTTTTATCTCATTATGGTGAATGAGAAAGAGCATAATCAACCATAAAGGGACCAATCCGCTTATAGGATTTTCCCCTATGATTAAGTCGCGTTTAGGATAGTAGAATATTGGCTCAAGAGCGCTATCGGGAGGCAAATCTTTATTAACTGGGTGGCGATGCCAGAAAAGATAAAAAACAGCTTTATAGCTTGTGTCTGTAAAGCGTACAAAGGTTCCTTCAGAACAACTTAATTTAAGTTTCCCCATAATAGGTAATCCTGAAAATGGAGACGTTGTAGCAGTAGAATCTTTGGCGCTGTAAGGCGTGGCAAGAAGATGATTGATTTGTTCAGGAGAGACATAAACAGACTGATTCTGATCCATTATGACTTCAGCCCTGACGAATTGGTCAGGGGTAAAAGTCAGTAATCGAGAAATATTGTGAGTGCCCCATATTAAAATAATTTCAAAAAGCACAGTATAGGGCATAGTAAGAAGAAATGCTCTAAGCTCCTGCGCTTCTTCTGTTAATGATTCTACTATGGGCGAATGCAGACTGCGCTGTATTGGTTCTAACAAAAGGCTGAAATGGCCAAGAAGCTTTTTTTGATCTTCTATATTTAAAGCAAATGTATGGCTGGCTAAGTAAATACCTTTATTATTAAGCCACCAACATGCTTCCTTGCCGGTTTCACTTTCCTTAAAAAAGACAACATCAAAGTCAGGCGTGACTTTATATCGCTGCACAGCCTCCCATCCAGGATATAACCTCTTTACTGGTTCATCATTCAAAATAATGGAAGATAGATCGACAGAGGTCATAATTTCGTACCTCCCGTGCTAGGGAGACTCGCTTTTATTAGATGAGTGGATCATATCACGCGGGAAAGTAAAATTTGTATTACAAAAACCACAATCCATCGTGATAACGCCGTCTTTGGTCATATGGTCAAGATCATCTTCACTAAAACGTTCCAAAAGAGCTGCCAAGCGTTGTTGGTGACAGCGACAGCCAAAACTAAGGGTTTTAGGTTGCCCGATAACGACATCTAAAGTCCCAAAAAGGCGTTTAACCAGGTCTTTACCCGATAAAGACTGATCAAAAATTTCTTTATTTTTTAAAGTTTCTGCAAAGGTGCATGATGTTTCCCATGCATCATCTGGATCTAACTCAGTGTCAGAAACAGAGAAATCGTCATTTTGGGCATATCCACCTTCACCGGCAATACGTTCCAGTACAAGTGCACCGGCGTGCCACTCGTCATTTTCCTGTGTGGCAAAGAGATGGATAGAGCAGGCATGTTGTTCGCTTGTAGAGAAATAATGTTCGGCCATTTCGGCCAGATTTGTTCCCTCTATGGCAACAATACCTTGATGCCTTTCCATATCAGGGCCTTGATCGACCGTAAAAGCAAGAAAACCTTTTCCTAAGAGAGCAGAGTCATCTTGGGGTAAAGAAGATGTGGCGCTCTCATCAAGACGTGCTGTAAAACGCAGGGCGCCTGACTCTGTACAATCTGCCAAAAGAAGTGAAACCGGCCCATCTCCTTTAATTTGGAGAGAAAAAGAGCCGGTAAATTTGAGTGCTGTAGCCATGGAGGCAACAAGTGCAAGGGCTTTTCCTCCCAGCTTCAGAACCTCTGGCGGAAAATCATGGCGTGATAAAAGGGTATGGGCCAAAGGGCCAAAGCGAATAAGGCGTCCTCTGACGGGGGCGTGAGCTAGATAAAAAGGCAATACAGCATGTGGCACAGCAAGGTCAGGGACTCCCGCTGGGCGTGATGTATTAAGTGATGGAGCTGTATCGTTCACACTATAGGCCTTTTTGTTTTTGGGTGACTGAAGAAATATAGAGGCAACCATTCCTCTTTTAGAAGGCAGATGGGATGGTTGCTCTCTTCTTGCAAGTGGCGCTCTTAATCTGGTGTTATTTCACTTTATTCCTGGCCCAAACACCATAATAAAAGACCTTTCTGACTATGAAGGCGGTTTTCAGCTTCATCAAAGACAACTGAATGAGGGCCTTCAAAGATTTCTTGGCTGACTTCTTCACCAATATGAGCAGGAAGACAATGCATAAAAATAGCATTGGGTGCAGCATGGCTCATCAAAGCTTTGTCAACGTGATAAGGTTTAAAAAGCATATGGCGTCGTTCAGCATCTGTATCACTCATACTGACCCATGTGTCAGTGATAACGGCATCAGCCCCTTTTACAGCCTGAAGAGGATCGCGCATTGTTTCAATCAAAGCACCTTGTTGACGTGCCCATTTGATGGCGCTCTCAGATGGATCAAAGCCTTCAGGTGTGGCAAGACGGAGTGTGAAATTAAGAAGCGCTGCCGCCTCAATGAGTGATGTGGCAACATTATTGCCATCACCTACCCATGCCAGAGTCCGCCCTGAAATAGGGCCTCTATGCTCTTCAAAAGTAAGGACATCAGCCAAAATTTGAATGGGATGAGAAACAGGCGTCAGTCCGTTAATGACGGGCACGGAGCTCCATTTTGCTAATTCACGCAGATCATCATCATTGCCAGTACGCAGTACGATAATGTCTAAAAAGCGTGATAAAACACGTGCTGTATCAGCAATGGTTTCGCCTCTGCCTAATTGCATATCAGAAGGGGAAAGTACGCTCACTGCCCCCCAAGCTGCTCCATGCCAACTTCGAAAGAAACACGCGTACGTGTAGAAGGCTGGGCTAAAATAAGCCCAAGAGTGCGCCCTGCCAATGGCTGTTTGGGATGAAGGGGATAGCGACGATTATGCTGGCATAATTTTACATCGGCAGCGAGATCTAAAATAGCGCGTAATTCCGTAGCGCTAAGATCTTTGAGGTCAAGAAAGTGACGTAGTTCTTTATTATTTTGAGGGCGTAGAGTGGAGGCTGTCACGCAGTTTTCTCCTTATGCTGAGAAAGTGTGTGGGAGAGTGTTTTGCAGGCACGTCTAAGGCGCGTTATAGCTTCTTGGCAGTCCGCTTCCGAAACGATAAGAGGAGGGACGAGCCGCAGAACATTAT comes from Aristophania vespae and encodes:
- a CDS encoding DUF934 domain-containing protein; this translates as MQLFNLGSRKAHIYDKVVSVAELAENHGAEAVLLKPEESAEIIRPFIGQLKLILLQFRSFKDGRAFTQARTLREYLGYKEEIRVEGHILPDQAEFLKRCGVDNVVLSSDADPAIWQERLKRFSFSYQSLLKGH
- the hslO gene encoding Hsp33 family molecular chaperone HslO, giving the protein MVASIFLQSPKNKKAYSVNDTAPSLNTSRPAGVPDLAVPHAVLPFYLAHAPVRGRLIRFGPLAHTLLSRHDFPPEVLKLGGKALALVASMATALKFTGSFSLQIKGDGPVSLLLADCTESGALRFTARLDESATSSLPQDDSALLGKGFLAFTVDQGPDMERHQGIVAIEGTNLAEMAEHYFSTSEQHACSIHLFATQENDEWHAGALVLERIAGEGGYAQNDDFSVSDTELDPDDAWETSCTFAETLKNKEIFDQSLSGKDLVKRLFGTLDVVIGQPKTLSFGCRCHQQRLAALLERFSEDDLDHMTKDGVITMDCGFCNTNFTFPRDMIHSSNKSESP